From one Rhodopirellula islandica genomic stretch:
- a CDS encoding type IV pilus twitching motility protein PilT, with protein sequence MATVLIDKLLQAAVKQGVSDIHIVVGQPPVFRLHGRMRKLETKTLEGEDSVALMKSITPERCQRELQESGSTDFGFAFGDLARFRVSVFKQRGFISMVLRQIPNDKLTPEQLGLPEAVVKMVHRPRGLFLVTGPTGSGKSTTLASLINLLNETIDHHIITIEDPIEFYHEHKESTINQREVGVDVPSFSEAIRRALRQDPDVILVGELRDLETIEAAISAAETGHVVFGTLHTNSAQGTVNRIIDAFPGNLQDQIRTQLASTLIGVVAQTLLPKIGGGRCAAYEVLNVTPGIANLIRENKTFRINSSMQTGAKFGMQLMDDALFNHWKGDRVSVEDVLAKAHRPDDLAKRIVQARQGLGDEPVPIKED encoded by the coding sequence ATGGCCACCGTGCTGATCGACAAACTGTTGCAAGCCGCTGTGAAGCAAGGTGTGAGTGATATTCACATCGTTGTTGGTCAGCCGCCTGTGTTTCGGTTGCACGGCCGGATGCGAAAGTTGGAAACGAAGACGCTCGAAGGCGAGGACTCCGTCGCGTTGATGAAGTCGATCACGCCGGAGCGTTGTCAGCGTGAGTTGCAGGAATCGGGCTCAACCGACTTCGGGTTCGCGTTTGGCGATTTGGCCCGCTTTCGGGTTTCGGTCTTCAAGCAGCGTGGATTCATCTCCATGGTGCTGCGTCAGATCCCCAATGACAAATTGACACCCGAGCAACTTGGTTTGCCCGAGGCGGTCGTCAAAATGGTGCACCGCCCGCGGGGGTTGTTCTTGGTGACCGGTCCGACGGGTTCGGGAAAGTCGACCACGTTGGCCTCGCTGATCAACTTGCTCAACGAGACCATTGACCACCACATCATCACGATCGAAGACCCGATCGAGTTCTATCACGAACACAAAGAGTCGACGATCAATCAACGGGAAGTCGGCGTGGACGTGCCGAGTTTCTCTGAAGCGATTCGTCGTGCTCTGAGGCAAGACCCCGACGTGATTCTGGTCGGCGAGCTTCGCGACCTGGAAACCATCGAAGCGGCGATCAGTGCGGCGGAAACCGGGCACGTCGTGTTTGGCACCCTGCACACGAACAGTGCTCAAGGCACGGTCAACCGGATCATCGACGCGTTCCCCGGCAACTTGCAGGACCAGATTCGGACCCAGCTCGCTTCGACGCTGATCGGCGTGGTCGCTCAAACGTTGCTGCCCAAAATTGGTGGCGGTCGGTGTGCCGCCTACGAAGTCCTGAACGTCACGCCCGGCATCGCCAACCTGATTCGTGAAAACAAGACGTTCCGGATCAACTCGTCGATGCAGACGGGTGCCAAGTTCGGGATGCAGTTGATGGACGATGCCTTGTTCAATCACTGGAAAGGCGACCGGGTCTCGGTGGAAGACGTGTTGGCCAAAGCCCACCGTCCCGATGACTTGGCCAAACGGATCGTTCAAGCCCGACAAGGTCTGGGTGACGAACCCGTTCCGATCAAAGAAGACTGA